A segment of the Georgenia sp. M64 genome:
TCGGCGGCGGCGAGGAAGGTCGGGTCCCCGGGACCGTGACGCAGGACGGCGAGCTGCTGCGCCACCCGGCAGGGCCAGGTGGGGCGCCAGGTGCGCTCCGCCGTCGTCACGTGACCAGCGTAGGCGCGCGGGGAACCCGCGGAGCGGCTGCGCCGCCGGGCCGCCGGGCCTACTTCCCCGGGCCCTTGCCGCCACCCTTGCCCTTGCTGCCGCTGACGACCGGCTCGGCGGCGGCGGGTGTCGGGGCGAGCTCGGCGACCGTGAGGTCCGAGCGCAGGACGGTGCTCGTGGTCGTGCCGAGGTAGATGTGGCCGTCCGCGACGGCGATCGAGCGCGCGTCCTCCGGGACGGAGGTGGTCACCTGCTGCCAGGTGACGCCGTCGGCCGACCGGGCGATCCCGCCGCCGCCGAGGACCCACACGTGCTGGTCGTCGCTGAAGACGTCGATCGCCCCGATGCTCCCGCCCGTGATGGTCTGCCGTGTGGGAGCGGGCGACTGGTGCAGCGTCCGGCCGTCGAAGGTGGTCACGACCGTCCCGCGGCCGCAGACGAGGGTGTCGGCGAAGACCTCGATGTCGGAGGCGTCCGAGGGGAGGCAGACGTTGCCGAGCCGCGTGCTCCCGGTGGTCCAGCGGCGGCCGTCGAAGATCCGCACCGGACCGGAGGAGCTGGTGGTGCCGTAGTGGCGCGCCTGGACGTAGATCTTCCCGCCGAGCTCGGCCACCCAGTAGTAGCGCTCGTAGCCGCTGGCGGTCGCGGGCAGGTCGGTGACCGCCTGCTCCCACGTGGTTCCGCCGTCGACGGACCGGTACGCGACGGCGCCGACCCGGTCGGTGCCGTCGAGGTAGGCGGAGCCGGCGACCCAGAGGTCGCTGCCGTCCATGGTGGCGACGTCGTAGGCGTGGACGACCGGCACCGCGGCGGCGTTCTCCCACCTCCCGGAGGCGTCCGTGGCGAAGCCCGAGGGTGTGCGCCACCCGGCCCTGGGGTCGGCCATCGGGGCGAAGCGGGTCCCTCCGACGTCGCGGACCACCTGGATCTCCTCGGTGGGGACGCCGGCGAGGGCGACGGCGACCTCGCCCGTCGCGGGGTCGAGCGTGACGAGGTCGATTGGTCCGGTGTTGTCCCCGTAGTCGCCGTAGCCGAGGTGGATGAGACCGTCGTGGACGGACAGGTCGTCGATGATCCGGCCCTGGGCGGAACGCTGCGCCGCGACCGGGGCGACGGTGGCGACGGTGCTGTACCCCGGCTCGCCGGCCGGGGCCTCGACGGCGGCGCCGGCGGGAACGGCCACGGCAGCCGCGGCGACGAGCGCGGCGGCGAGGGCGGGTGCTTGGGCGGCTGCGCGGCGCGCGCGGGATCGCGACATGGGGATCTCCGGGGTGGGGCGGCTGGTCGGCGACGAGGTCGGACGACGGATGTCGCGCACACCATCCCGGCCGTCGCGCACGCCGCGCGGACGCCACGCACCGCCCCGCAAAAGTGTGTCGCAGATCACTGCGACCCTGGGACCTGTGACGCCTGTTCGGGGGACTTAGGTCCCGGGATCAGGGCCGCCGCGGGTCACCGGGCGGGCCCCACGGCAGGGCCGGTCCGGCGGGGGAAGAATGGGGGCATGGCCTCCCCCGTCGTGTCGTGTCCCGCCTGCGGGACGAGGAACCGTGTGCCGGTGACCACCGGCGGGCGGCCGCGGTGCGCCGCCTGCCACGCCGACCTGCCCTGGGTGGTGGACGTCTCCGGTGCCGAGTTCGCGGACGCCGTCGAGGGCAGCGCCGTCCCGGTGCTGGTGGACCTGTGGGCACCCTGGTGCGGCCCCTGCCGCCAGGTCTCCCCCGTCGTCGAGCAGCTGGGGCGCGAGAACGCGGGTCGGCTCAAGGTCGCCAAGGTCAACTCCGACCTCGCACCGGAGGTGGCCGTCCGCCACAGGATCAGCGGGATCCCGACGCTGCTCCTCTACTCCGGGGGCCGGGAGGTCACCCGCGTCGTCGGTGCGCAGCCGGCCGGACAGCTGCGGCGTTGGCTCACCGAGGCCCTCGCGAGCACCTGACCGGAGGACGGCGGGCTCACCTCACGGAAGAGCAGGCCCGTGGTCGTCACCAACGGTGGTCACGCTCACGAGCGCACGTGCCGGTCGGCGAGGTCGTCGAAGACCTCCCGGTTCAGCCGCAGGGCGTACCGCGCCTCCGCGACGACGGCGGCGCGCTCGGTCGCATCGAACGGCAGGGCGTCCAGGCGTTCGCGGTAGGCGTCCTTGTAGGGCTTGACCTTCTCGATGCCGTCGAACCGGTAGAACCGAAGCCCCTCCTCGGCGACGCCGTAGTGCCGGCGCAGCATCGCGGCGACCACCTGCCCGCCCGAGAGGTCGCCGAGGTAGCGCACGTAGGCGTGGGCCGCGTACCCGACGTCGGTCGCGGCGACGGCGTCGAGCCTGCTCACGTAGCGGCCCACGGCGGGTACGGGCTCGACCCGGCCTTGCCAGTCCGGTCCCCACAGGTGCGCCAGGTCCGCCTCCAGCGCCGCGGTCCGGGCGAGCTCGGGCGCGACGAGCGCGGCTGCGGCGCCGGTGAGCCGGCCGCCACCGGCCTCCAGAGCGCGGTACACCCCGAGCTGCTGCGCGGCGAGGTCGGCGTACGCGTCCGGTCCGAGCCGGCCGTCGAGCAGCGCGGTCACGAAACCGGCCGACTCCGCCGCGCGGTGCTCCGCGCGGGTGCCCTCGCGCAGCTCGGTCGCGAGCCCGGCCGAGGCCCCGGCGGGGGCTCCGGTGGAGCGCCCGGCCGACTCCTCGGTCGAGGCTGCCGTCGAGGTTCCGGTCGGTCGCCCGGCCGAGAGCTCCGCCGTCAACTGGTGCTTCACGCCGTCTCCTGTTCGTCCGTCCGGGTGCCGCAGCAGGAGTCGTCATTCGATCACGTCCGGTGGCCCGCACGCGCGCCACGGCGTGCCGCATCCTGGGCCCGGGAGGACAGGACCGCCTCCGATGCTGCACCCTTGGACCTGGCGCCGAGCACACGGCGCACCGGATCGCTGCGCTGGGAGACCCGCGCGATCCGCACCGGGGACGGAGACTGCGTGGACGACTCGCTGCTGGCGCCGCAGGTGCCCGTCGACCTGGACAACTGCGCCCGCGAGCCGATCCACATCCCCGGGTCGATCCAGCCGCGCGGCCTCCTGCTGGCCCTCGCGGCGGACGACCTCACGGTCCTCCACGCCTCCGACAACACCGAGGGCCTCCTCGGGATCCCCGCCCGTGAGCTCCTCGGCGGCCCGCTCGCCG
Coding sequences within it:
- the trxA gene encoding thioredoxin, with the translated sequence MPVTTGGRPRCAACHADLPWVVDVSGAEFADAVEGSAVPVLVDLWAPWCGPCRQVSPVVEQLGRENAGRLKVAKVNSDLAPEVAVRHRISGIPTLLLYSGGREVTRVVGAQPAGQLRRWLTEALAST
- a CDS encoding biliverdin-producing heme oxygenase, with translation MKHQLTAELSAGRPTGTSTAASTEESAGRSTGAPAGASAGLATELREGTRAEHRAAESAGFVTALLDGRLGPDAYADLAAQQLGVYRALEAGGGRLTGAAAALVAPELARTAALEADLAHLWGPDWQGRVEPVPAVGRYVSRLDAVAATDVGYAAHAYVRYLGDLSGGQVVAAMLRRHYGVAEEGLRFYRFDGIEKVKPYKDAYRERLDALPFDATERAAVVAEARYALRLNREVFDDLADRHVRS